A part of Aricia agestis chromosome 13, ilAriAges1.1, whole genome shotgun sequence genomic DNA contains:
- the LOC121733098 gene encoding DNA-directed RNA polymerase II subunit Rpb4, whose amino-acid sequence MSGPIQDVVEEDAADLQFPKEFENAETLLISEVDMLLEHRKAQNESAEEEQEFSEVFIKTLTYTNMFKKFKNKETITAVRNLLQSKKLHKFEVASLANLCPETPEEAKALIPSLEGRFEDEELRILLDDIQTKRSIQY is encoded by the exons ATGTCTGGCCCAATACAAGATGTAGTTGAAGAAGATGCCGCAGATCTACAGTTTCCAAAAG AGTTTGAAAATGCAGAAACGTTACTCATATCTGAAGTGGATATGTTATTAGAACACAGAAAAGCACAAAATGAGTCTGCTGAGGAggaacaagaattttcagaagtATTCATCAAGACTCTAACATACACAAACatgtttaaaaagtttaaaaataaggaAACTATCACTGCTGTAAGAAA tttaCTTCAATCAAAGAAATTGCACAAATTTGAAGTTGCAAGCTTAGCCAACTTATGCCCTGAAACACCTGAAGAAGCAAAAGCATTAATACCATCTTTAGAAGGCAGATTTGAAGACGAAGAATTAAGAATACTTTTAGATGACATACAGACCAAACGCAGTATACAATATTAg